One segment of Paenibacillus rhizovicinus DNA contains the following:
- the accC gene encoding acetyl-CoA carboxylase biotin carboxylase subunit gives MKFNKILIANRGEIAVRIIRACREIGIETVAVYSTADRESLHVRLADEAYCIGPVASKDSYLNLTSIMSVATLTNCDAIHPGYGFLAENADFAEICESCGVTFIGPSPQAISKMGDKSVAKLTMKEADVPIIPGSDGLVEDMDDAIRVAREIGYPVIIKATAGGGGKGIRIAENEESLVSQITTAQQEAQKAFGNAGVYLEKYLTGMKHVEIQIMADKHGNAVHLFERDCSIQRRRQKLVEEAPCPVLSPALRERMGQAAVRAAQAVNYSGAGTLEFLLGPDGNFYFMEMNTRIQVEHPVTEMITNVDLIKEMISVAEGNPLSFTQDDLKINGWAMECRINAEDSERGFMPSPGEISFYLPPGGLGVRVDSGAYPGYKISPHYDSMIAKLIVWGATREDAIARMKRALSEFAIDGIRTTIPFHLKLLNHPKFVKGNFDIKFLEEHDINNPEEFSQE, from the coding sequence GTGAAATTCAATAAAATTTTGATTGCTAACCGCGGCGAAATCGCCGTTCGGATTATCCGCGCTTGTCGCGAAATCGGTATTGAGACGGTAGCCGTATATTCTACGGCTGACCGCGAATCGCTTCACGTCCGCTTGGCGGACGAGGCGTATTGCATCGGTCCTGTCGCATCCAAGGACAGTTATTTGAACTTGACGAGCATCATGAGCGTTGCGACGCTTACGAATTGCGACGCCATCCACCCAGGCTATGGCTTCTTGGCAGAGAACGCCGACTTCGCGGAAATCTGCGAATCATGCGGCGTGACCTTCATCGGTCCGTCCCCGCAAGCCATTAGCAAAATGGGCGATAAATCGGTTGCGAAATTGACGATGAAGGAAGCCGACGTGCCGATCATTCCAGGCTCCGACGGTTTGGTCGAGGATATGGACGATGCGATTCGCGTCGCCCGCGAAATCGGTTACCCGGTCATCATCAAAGCGACAGCCGGCGGCGGCGGCAAAGGAATCCGGATCGCCGAGAACGAAGAATCGCTCGTATCCCAGATTACGACGGCACAGCAAGAGGCACAGAAGGCATTCGGCAATGCCGGCGTATATTTGGAGAAATATTTGACAGGCATGAAGCACGTCGAAATTCAAATTATGGCCGACAAGCATGGCAATGCGGTGCATCTGTTCGAACGCGATTGCTCGATTCAGCGCCGGCGTCAGAAGCTCGTCGAAGAAGCGCCTTGCCCGGTACTGAGCCCCGCGCTCCGCGAACGCATGGGTCAAGCGGCGGTGCGCGCCGCGCAAGCCGTGAACTATTCGGGAGCCGGCACGCTTGAGTTTCTGCTCGGTCCGGACGGGAATTTCTACTTCATGGAAATGAACACGCGGATTCAAGTTGAACATCCCGTCACCGAAATGATCACGAACGTTGATTTGATCAAAGAAATGATCTCCGTGGCCGAGGGCAATCCATTGTCCTTCACGCAGGACGATCTCAAGATCAACGGCTGGGCCATGGAGTGCCGGATCAATGCCGAGGACTCCGAGCGTGGTTTCATGCCATCGCCTGGCGAAATCTCGTTCTATCTGCCTCCGGGCGGCTTGGGCGTACGCGTCGACAGCGGCGCTTATCCCGGCTATAAGATTTCGCCGCACTATGATTCTATGATCGCCAAGCTGATCGTTTGGGGAGCGACGCGCGAAGACGCCATCGCCCGAATGAAACGCGCGCTTTCGGAGTTCGCGATCGATGGTATCCGTACGACGATCCCGTTTCACTTGAAACTGCTGAACCATCCGAAGTTCGTCAAGGGTAATTTCGATATCAAATTCCTCGAGGAACACGACATCAATAACCCTGAAGAATTCTCGCAGGAATAG
- a CDS encoding SpoIIIAH-like family protein: protein MNNKRQTIWLVSMLSLMVILSAYYLFTEDVSTPTNDIVTTDGTQQQGDKSDATEASGTANADNGIVANEVTGNEADSTADNAANSTTDKSSAAADNNSASAADNGSAPKDGTSTADSSANGAMSDEDILKEVESVGGLATSVFSQLQEQRESTYFDQYNKLMGEVSDTKLSEKDAARSMDELNLLEDKNTKITGLEEELSKQFGNAAVVPDAGDHYKIVVQSDKLERTQADSILTKAIDELGLTPDQLTVQYVK, encoded by the coding sequence ATGAACAACAAAAGGCAAACGATTTGGCTCGTGTCGATGCTCAGCTTGATGGTGATCCTCTCGGCGTACTATTTGTTCACGGAGGATGTCAGCACGCCGACGAACGATATCGTGACGACGGACGGTACGCAGCAGCAAGGCGATAAGAGCGATGCGACCGAAGCTTCCGGCACGGCGAACGCCGACAACGGCATCGTCGCGAACGAAGTGACGGGCAACGAAGCAGACAGCACGGCGGATAACGCAGCGAATAGTACAACGGATAAGAGCTCGGCTGCAGCCGACAACAACAGCGCATCCGCAGCCGACAACGGCAGCGCGCCGAAGGATGGCACGAGCACGGCGGACAGCAGCGCGAACGGCGCCATGTCGGACGAGGACATCTTGAAGGAAGTCGAATCCGTCGGCGGCTTGGCTACAAGCGTGTTCAGCCAACTCCAAGAACAGCGCGAATCGACGTACTTCGACCAATACAATAAGCTGATGGGCGAAGTGTCCGATACGAAGCTGAGCGAGAAAGACGCGGCGCGCTCCATGGACGAACTGAACCTGCTCGAAGACAAGAACACGAAGATTACGGGGCTTGAAGAGGAACTGTCCAAACAATTCGGCAACGCGGCCGTCGTGCCGGATGCCGGCGACCACTACAAAATTGTCGTGCAAAGCGACAAGCTCGAACGGACGCAAGCGGACAGCATCTTGACGAAGGCCATCGATGAGCTGGGCTTGACGCCTGATCAATTGACCGTACAGTACGTGAAGTAA
- the spoIIIAB gene encoding stage III sporulation protein SpoIIIAB — protein sequence MVELVGATLILFAGTMIGWQQAARYAARPRQIRQLIHALQRLETEIGYGFTPLPEAIARSAAHVPEPAASILQAVNGRLSGSGELTFRESWEAALLDAWPHTAMRQPEQSALVRLGHNLGISDREDQMKHLKLAVQQLQFEEDAARHDSARYVKMWRSLGVLTAALIVILIL from the coding sequence TTGGTTGAACTTGTCGGGGCGACCTTGATCCTGTTCGCCGGCACGATGATCGGCTGGCAGCAAGCCGCGCGCTATGCGGCGCGTCCGAGGCAGATCCGGCAGCTGATCCATGCGCTGCAGCGGCTCGAGACGGAGATCGGCTACGGCTTTACGCCGCTGCCGGAAGCAATCGCCAGAAGCGCCGCGCATGTTCCGGAACCTGCGGCTTCGATCCTCCAGGCCGTGAACGGCCGGCTTTCCGGAAGCGGGGAGCTCACCTTCAGAGAGAGCTGGGAAGCCGCGCTGCTGGACGCATGGCCGCATACGGCGATGCGGCAGCCGGAGCAGTCGGCATTGGTCCGGCTCGGACATAATCTCGGTATCAGCGATCGCGAGGATCAGATGAAGCATCTGAAGCTTGCCGTGCAGCAGCTGCAATTCGAAGAGGACGCGGCGCGGCACGACAGCGCGCGGTACGTGAAAATGTGGCGAAGCTTGGGGGTTCTCACGGCCGCGCTGATCGTCATTTTGATTCTTTAG
- the spoIIIAC gene encoding stage III sporulation protein AC produces MNIDVSAIFQIAGIGIITAMIQTVLKQMGKEDMAQWVTLIGFVVVLFMVIRLLNDLFQEIKTIFLFQ; encoded by the coding sequence ATGAACATTGATGTCAGCGCCATTTTCCAAATCGCCGGGATCGGCATCATAACGGCCATGATTCAAACCGTTTTGAAGCAAATGGGCAAGGAAGACATGGCGCAATGGGTAACGCTGATCGGCTTCGTCGTCGTCTTGTTTATGGTCATCCGGCTCTTGAACGATCTGTTTCAGGAGATCAAAACCATCTTTCTATTCCAATGA
- a CDS encoding DUF2273 domain-containing protein: protein MWREIWTSYGGRIAGVSVGFILGLLYFIVGFWDMLFFGLLLWIGYAIGKMKDEQRGPVFPWQRMLEWLTERWRPFK, encoded by the coding sequence ATGTGGAGGGAAATCTGGACAAGCTATGGAGGAAGGATCGCCGGCGTTTCGGTGGGATTCATCCTGGGACTTCTTTATTTCATCGTAGGATTTTGGGATATGTTGTTTTTCGGTTTATTGCTTTGGATCGGCTATGCGATCGGTAAAATGAAGGATGAGCAGCGAGGCCCGGTCTTTCCATGGCAGCGGATGCTGGAATGGCTGACAGAACGCTGGCGTCCGTTCAAATAG
- the spoIIIAE gene encoding stage III sporulation protein AE — MRQRFIRFAVLPVFLFWALLLLLPAVAIAEPAETNAAAGQQGDSGPADVEQQAEAVNKQLSDEQLRGIDTEAVEDYWNKLMSDYGGFFPDHKVPSFLQMIMPGGEGLKLTTVLSGLLRYALHEVLYNGKLLVTIVILTVFSMMLETMQTAFERNAVSKVAYSITYMVMIVLAVNSFNVAIGYAKDAITGMIQFMMAMVPLLLTLLATMGSVVTVSVLHPLIIFMINAVGTVIYTLVFPLLFFSAVLHIASSLSDRFKVTQLANVLRNVAVGLLGVMLTVFLGVISVQGATGSVTDGVTMRTAKFVTGNFVPVIGRSFSDAADTVMSASLLVKNAIGLAGVVIILFLCAFPALKIITLALIYNVSAAVMQPLGDSPIVNCLQTIGKTLIYVFAALAAVGLMFFLAITIILTAGNAAVMMK; from the coding sequence ATGCGCCAGCGCTTCATCCGATTCGCGGTTCTGCCGGTCTTCCTCTTCTGGGCGCTGCTTCTGCTCCTGCCCGCAGTGGCCATAGCGGAACCGGCCGAAACGAATGCGGCGGCTGGACAACAAGGCGATTCCGGCCCTGCGGATGTCGAGCAGCAGGCGGAAGCGGTGAACAAGCAGCTGTCGGACGAGCAGCTGCGGGGCATCGACACCGAGGCGGTCGAGGATTACTGGAACAAGCTGATGAGCGATTACGGCGGTTTTTTTCCCGACCATAAAGTGCCAAGCTTCCTCCAGATGATCATGCCGGGCGGCGAAGGGCTGAAGCTGACGACGGTCTTGTCGGGTCTGCTGCGGTACGCGCTTCACGAAGTGCTGTACAACGGCAAGCTGCTGGTCACGATCGTGATCTTGACCGTGTTCAGCATGATGCTGGAGACGATGCAGACGGCCTTCGAACGCAATGCGGTCAGCAAGGTCGCGTACAGCATCACGTACATGGTCATGATCGTGCTCGCGGTCAACAGTTTCAACGTCGCCATCGGATATGCCAAAGACGCCATCACCGGCATGATCCAATTCATGATGGCGATGGTGCCGCTGCTGCTAACGCTGCTGGCTACGATGGGAAGCGTCGTGACGGTATCGGTCCTTCATCCCTTGATCATATTTATGATCAATGCGGTGGGCACCGTCATCTACACGCTGGTGTTCCCGCTGCTGTTCTTCTCGGCCGTCCTGCATATCGCCAGTTCATTGTCGGACAGGTTCAAAGTGACGCAGCTGGCCAACGTGCTCCGCAACGTGGCCGTCGGACTGCTGGGCGTCATGCTTACGGTATTCCTCGGCGTCATTTCCGTTCAAGGCGCGACGGGGTCCGTAACCGACGGCGTAACGATGCGGACGGCGAAGTTCGTCACCGGCAATTTCGTGCCGGTCATCGGACGATCCTTCTCCGATGCGGCGGACACGGTCATGTCGGCCTCGCTGCTCGTAAAGAACGCAATCGGTCTCGCCGGCGTAGTCATCATCTTGTTCCTGTGCGCGTTCCCCGCGCTCAAGATCATTACGCTGGCGCTGATCTACAACGTGTCGGCAGCCGTCATGCAGCCGCTCGGGGACAGCCCGATCGTGAACTGCCTGCAGACGATCGGGAAGACGCTGATCTACGTTTTCGCGGCGCTGGCTGCGGTCGGCCTGATGTTCTTCCTGGCCATCACGATCATTCTGACGGCCGGCAACGCGGCTGTCATGATGAAGTAG
- the accB gene encoding acetyl-CoA carboxylase biotin carboxyl carrier protein has translation MFKLSEIKELIKLVDGTSVHELEIENDGARLMIRKPGKAEVVNIQQAAPFVPTYTQALQPQAEAHAASQPGTAAPAPQAAPQNNYHQIVSPMVGTFYRASSPDKAPFVNVGDRINDKSIVCILEAMKLMNELEAEVRGEIVEILVENGQLVEFGQPLFLVKPE, from the coding sequence ATGTTTAAACTGAGCGAGATTAAAGAATTGATCAAGCTGGTTGACGGGACTTCCGTCCATGAACTCGAAATTGAAAACGACGGCGCCCGTCTCATGATCCGCAAACCAGGCAAAGCCGAAGTCGTGAACATTCAGCAAGCCGCGCCATTCGTTCCTACATATACGCAGGCCCTCCAACCACAGGCAGAGGCGCATGCTGCAAGCCAGCCGGGAACGGCAGCGCCCGCACCGCAGGCGGCCCCGCAGAACAATTACCACCAGATCGTTTCGCCAATGGTCGGCACGTTCTACCGCGCTTCCTCGCCGGACAAGGCGCCGTTCGTTAACGTCGGCGACCGCATTAACGACAAGTCGATCGTATGTATCCTCGAGGCCATGAAATTGATGAATGAGCTCGAAGCGGAAGTGCGCGGCGAGATCGTCGAAATTCTCGTCGAGAACGGACAACTGGTCGAGTTCGGACAGCCGTTGTTCCTTGTGAAACCGGAATAA
- the amaP gene encoding alkaline shock response membrane anchor protein AmaP has translation MIRVLDKLLLFIYSLAIGAAAVIAFSAGVYWFPEEWLNNLVHNLYSGDMRWLQLTVVSVAAVVFLISLRFFYVSLRRSNASAPSIDQRTEFGDIRISLETVENLALKAAARQRGVKDLKARIRIGETGIEVSLRAIADGESSIPTLTEDIQRAVKTHVEEITGIPVANVSVYVANIIQTANFKSRVE, from the coding sequence TTGATTAGAGTGTTGGACAAGCTGTTGTTATTCATATACAGCCTGGCGATCGGGGCCGCAGCGGTTATTGCGTTCAGTGCCGGTGTATACTGGTTTCCGGAAGAATGGCTCAACAATTTAGTACATAATTTGTACAGCGGCGACATGCGCTGGCTGCAGTTAACGGTCGTATCGGTGGCAGCCGTCGTGTTTCTGATCAGTTTGCGCTTCTTCTACGTATCGCTTCGGCGCAGCAATGCGTCCGCTCCATCGATCGATCAACGGACGGAATTCGGCGATATCCGCATTTCGCTGGAAACGGTAGAGAATTTAGCGTTGAAGGCGGCAGCCCGCCAGCGCGGCGTGAAAGACCTGAAAGCACGGATCCGCATCGGCGAAACGGGTATCGAAGTGTCGCTGCGCGCAATCGCGGACGGCGAAAGCTCCATTCCGACGTTGACAGAGGACATCCAGCGTGCGGTCAAAACTCACGTGGAGGAAATCACCGGCATTCCTGTTGCAAACGTGTCCGTTTACGTGGCGAACATCATCCAAACCGCGAACTTTAAAAGCCGTGTAGAATAG
- the spoIIIAG gene encoding stage III sporulation protein AG, which translates to MAKWLDGLESTIIGKGKGEPKRGRSFRWLLIIGIIGAVLMLMNTFLSFQKVPTSQADQQAQTQPGEPQDQPAFGGGGNKSDSSSFDAIEQPLESRLKEILETIVGVGPVEVLVTVDSTEEVVVQLNEEETQQITNETDKSGGKRSITSITKKGQVVLYDTSGGNAPIITKRIQPKIRGVLIVAQGAENGTVRRLIIDAVEKGLNVAVNRISVIPRKQQ; encoded by the coding sequence TTGGCCAAATGGCTGGACGGGCTGGAGTCGACGATCATCGGCAAAGGGAAGGGAGAACCGAAGCGGGGGCGCTCGTTTCGCTGGCTGCTCATCATCGGAATTATTGGAGCGGTGCTGATGCTGATGAATACGTTTCTTTCGTTTCAGAAGGTGCCGACATCGCAGGCGGATCAGCAGGCTCAGACGCAGCCAGGCGAGCCTCAGGATCAACCGGCATTTGGCGGAGGCGGCAACAAATCCGACAGCTCCTCCTTCGATGCGATCGAGCAGCCGCTGGAAAGCCGGCTGAAAGAGATTTTGGAAACCATCGTCGGTGTCGGCCCGGTGGAGGTGCTGGTGACTGTGGATTCCACGGAAGAAGTGGTCGTACAGCTGAACGAGGAAGAAACGCAGCAAATTACGAACGAAACGGACAAGAGCGGCGGTAAACGAAGCATCACTTCGATCACGAAAAAGGGTCAAGTCGTCCTTTACGATACATCCGGGGGGAACGCCCCGATCATTACGAAACGGATTCAGCCGAAAATCAGAGGCGTGCTGATCGTCGCGCAGGGCGCGGAGAACGGAACGGTCCGAAGGCTGATTATCGATGCCGTCGAGAAGGGTCTCAACGTTGCGGTCAACCGGATTTCGGTTATTCCCCGCAAGCAGCAATAA
- the spoIIIAD gene encoding stage III sporulation protein AD, whose product MEIIQIVGLGLVATVLVLVVREQKPMFGFLLAAFTGLFIFLFVIGKIETVIGVLEQLADRSGIPSIYLKTVLKIIGIAYIAEFGSQIVRDAGQESIASKIEFAGKILILVMAVPIISVIVETVLGLLPVGS is encoded by the coding sequence TTGGAAATCATCCAGATCGTTGGCCTCGGACTCGTCGCAACCGTGCTTGTGCTGGTCGTGCGCGAGCAGAAGCCGATGTTCGGCTTCCTGCTGGCGGCGTTCACGGGATTATTCATTTTCCTGTTCGTCATCGGCAAGATCGAAACGGTCATCGGCGTACTGGAGCAGCTTGCGGATCGGTCGGGCATCCCGTCGATCTACTTGAAGACGGTGCTCAAAATCATCGGAATCGCCTATATCGCGGAATTCGGTTCCCAGATCGTGCGGGACGCCGGCCAGGAGAGCATCGCATCCAAGATCGAGTTCGCCGGCAAAATCCTTATTCTCGTGATGGCGGTTCCCATCATCAGCGTCATCGTCGAAACTGTACTCGGCCTACTGCCGGTGGGGAGTTGA
- the spoIIIAA gene encoding stage III sporulation protein AA, with amino-acid sequence MLRGVQHLLPAELAEVMGLMPERLKNELEEIRIRECRPLEIGTSRGFWFLSPKGQPLDRPEEAYKPSTDICRKLLERVTNHSLYAMEEELRRGYITVAGGHRIGLAGRTVLEGGIVRGIRDIAAFNVRIAREVVGASSGLLPKLLDHKRQTLLSTLVIAPPQQGKTTLVRDLARAASSGAWAHPSAAGWPGRKVGIIDERSEIAACIRGVPTFDVGPRTDVLDACPKAEGMMMMLRSMSPEIMIVDEIGREEDAAAILDASHAGVAVIATAHALDLEDARARPVIGKLLDAGAFQICAQLQRNGSGLAGLVFPVASAYRAPAAREPTSRKGGGGLG; translated from the coding sequence ATGCTTAGAGGAGTGCAGCATTTGCTGCCTGCCGAGCTTGCCGAAGTGATGGGCCTCATGCCCGAACGATTGAAAAACGAATTGGAAGAAATCCGCATCCGCGAATGCCGGCCCTTGGAAATCGGCACGTCGCGGGGATTCTGGTTTCTGTCGCCCAAGGGACAGCCGCTCGACCGTCCGGAAGAAGCGTACAAGCCGTCAACCGACATCTGCCGCAAATTGCTGGAGCGGGTGACGAACCACTCTTTGTACGCGATGGAGGAAGAGCTGAGGCGCGGATATATTACCGTCGCCGGCGGCCATCGCATTGGACTGGCCGGGCGGACCGTGCTGGAAGGCGGCATCGTCCGCGGGATTCGCGATATCGCGGCCTTCAACGTCCGGATCGCGAGGGAGGTCGTCGGCGCATCGTCGGGCCTGCTGCCGAAACTGCTGGACCATAAACGCCAGACGCTGCTGTCGACGCTCGTCATCGCTCCGCCGCAGCAGGGGAAAACGACGCTTGTCCGCGATTTGGCGCGGGCCGCGAGCAGCGGTGCCTGGGCTCATCCCTCGGCAGCGGGCTGGCCGGGCCGCAAAGTCGGCATCATCGACGAACGTTCGGAAATCGCGGCCTGTATCCGGGGGGTACCCACCTTCGACGTCGGGCCGCGAACAGACGTGCTCGACGCTTGTCCGAAAGCGGAAGGCATGATGATGATGCTTCGCTCCATGTCTCCGGAAATCATGATCGTGGACGAAATCGGCCGCGAGGAAGATGCCGCGGCGATCCTGGACGCCAGTCACGCGGGCGTGGCGGTCATCGCCACCGCGCACGCGCTGGATCTCGAGGATGCCCGCGCCAGGCCCGTCATCGGCAAGCTGCTGGATGCCGGCGCATTCCAGATCTGCGCTCAGCTTCAGCGTAACGGCTCGGGGCTAGCCGGGCTGGTCTTCCCGGTTGCCAGCGCGTACCGGGCGCCGGCAGCACGCGAACCGACTTCGCGGAAAGGAGGCGGCGGCCTTGGTTGA
- the folD gene encoding bifunctional methylenetetrahydrofolate dehydrogenase/methenyltetrahydrofolate cyclohydrolase FolD, protein MTAQRIEGKAISDAIRIEIGEETAKLAAQGIVPGLAVVLVGEDPASKVYVGSKEKACQQLGFYSEVHRLEASTTQEELLALIDRLNRQETIHGILVQLPLPKHIDEKSVIDAISAAKDVDGFHPVSVGNLVIGDDSLLPCTPAGVIELIKRTGIEIAGKHAVVIGRSNIVGKPVSMLLLREHATVTICHSRTANMADIAKTADILVVAIGKAKAIGSAFVKPGAVVIDVGINRLEDGKLAGDVDYDDVLDVAGYVTPVPGGVGPMTITMLMQNTLKAAKQLHAAKE, encoded by the coding sequence TTGACAGCACAACGTATCGAAGGAAAAGCAATCTCTGACGCCATCCGAATTGAAATCGGCGAAGAAACGGCGAAGCTCGCCGCGCAAGGCATCGTTCCGGGCCTGGCGGTCGTGCTCGTCGGCGAAGATCCGGCATCGAAAGTCTACGTGGGAAGCAAAGAGAAGGCTTGCCAACAGCTTGGCTTTTATTCCGAAGTCCATCGTTTAGAGGCTTCCACGACGCAAGAGGAACTGCTCGCACTGATCGATCGGCTGAATAGGCAGGAAACCATACATGGCATACTCGTGCAGCTTCCGCTGCCTAAACATATCGATGAGAAATCGGTTATCGATGCAATCAGCGCTGCCAAGGATGTCGATGGCTTCCATCCTGTAAGCGTCGGCAATCTCGTTATTGGCGACGACAGCCTGCTTCCTTGCACGCCTGCAGGCGTTATCGAGCTCATTAAACGGACGGGCATCGAAATCGCAGGCAAACATGCCGTCGTTATCGGCCGCAGCAACATCGTAGGGAAGCCGGTATCCATGCTTCTGCTTCGCGAACATGCTACCGTTACGATTTGCCACTCTCGTACGGCTAACATGGCCGACATCGCCAAGACGGCGGATATCCTGGTCGTGGCGATCGGCAAGGCGAAAGCCATCGGCAGCGCGTTCGTGAAACCGGGAGCGGTCGTCATCGATGTCGGCATTAACCGGCTCGAAGACGGTAAGCTCGCCGGAGACGTGGATTACGACGATGTTCTGGACGTAGCCGGGTACGTAACGCCGGTTCCGGGCGGCGTAGGTCCGATGACGATTACGATGCTGATGCAGAACACATTGAAAGCCGCCAAACAACTACACGCAGCAAAGGAGTAG
- the nusB gene encoding transcription antitermination factor NusB produces MKRRLAREIVVQSLYQMEMNEEATTASAVNMLVDEVHAENEIEADAGDVGKIDEYIRSLLQGVVEHKAAIDDMLQHYLTGWQVDRLSRVDRQILRLACYELVFRDDAPPKAIINEAIELAKHFGTDESGRFVNGVLGRLLQALDELKPKA; encoded by the coding sequence ATGAAACGAAGGTTAGCACGGGAAATCGTGGTACAAAGCTTGTACCAAATGGAAATGAACGAAGAGGCGACAACCGCGTCCGCGGTGAATATGCTCGTCGACGAGGTGCATGCCGAGAACGAAATCGAGGCGGATGCAGGCGACGTCGGCAAGATTGACGAATATATTCGCAGCCTTCTTCAAGGCGTCGTGGAACATAAAGCAGCGATTGACGATATGCTGCAGCATTACTTAACAGGGTGGCAGGTCGACCGCCTCTCCCGCGTGGACCGTCAAATTCTCAGGCTTGCCTGCTATGAATTGGTGTTCCGCGACGACGCGCCGCCGAAGGCAATCATCAATGAAGCCATCGAACTGGCGAAGCATTTCGGAACCGACGAGTCTGGCCGATTCGTCAACGGCGTGCTTGGCCGCTTGCTTCAAGCGCTTGACGAGCTCAAACCGAAAGCGTAA
- a CDS encoding Asp23/Gls24 family envelope stress response protein, which produces MSTLAADYERTDMGTIQIAPEVIEIIAGLATIEIQGVAGMSGGFAGGIAELLGRKNLSKGVKVEVGQREAAVDVSIIVEYGNRIPEIASDIQRNVKRSIETMTGLHVVEVNVHIHDVHFKTTAEKPELDEVQLRVK; this is translated from the coding sequence ATGAGTACGCTGGCAGCGGACTATGAGAGAACGGACATGGGCACTATTCAAATCGCACCCGAAGTCATTGAAATCATTGCTGGTCTTGCGACGATTGAAATTCAAGGCGTAGCGGGCATGAGCGGCGGATTCGCCGGCGGCATTGCCGAGCTTCTGGGTCGCAAGAACTTGTCGAAAGGCGTTAAAGTCGAAGTGGGGCAGCGCGAAGCGGCAGTGGACGTTTCCATTATCGTGGAATACGGCAACCGTATTCCGGAGATTGCTTCCGACATTCAACGCAACGTTAAGCGCTCCATCGAAACGATGACCGGACTTCATGTCGTCGAGGTGAACGTTCATATCCATGACGTTCATTTCAAAACAACGGCGGAGAAACCGGAATTGGACGAGGTTCAGCTTCGCGTTAAATAA
- the spoIIIAF gene encoding stage III sporulation protein AF, translating into MLDWLAVWLQQIIAVVLLAGFIDLLLPNKGMQRYVRLVAGLIILLTILTPIIRVLQGDFSAKLDAQVEEWIHADPAKSLHMPTLEDIQQDAAALKKKEAASASALAQRQIEAEMKAGIEQSTGLQAASVAVTMKVDRKGQPAQIGSVSVTLAPARLPQPDTTNDEQQQNTETSADGSGEYTGQPVEEVQAVQVNVDSTSGASSPEDKAAEVRLASGTIAAAVKSVLREGWSVNPAIVEVLEQVPAEASAQ; encoded by the coding sequence ATGCTGGACTGGCTTGCCGTATGGCTGCAGCAAATCATAGCCGTAGTGCTGCTGGCGGGGTTTATCGACCTGCTGCTGCCGAACAAAGGGATGCAGCGATATGTGCGGCTCGTTGCCGGTCTGATCATCCTGCTTACGATTTTGACGCCGATTATTCGGGTGCTGCAAGGAGACTTCAGCGCGAAGCTGGACGCGCAGGTAGAGGAATGGATCCATGCCGATCCGGCCAAGAGCCTGCATATGCCGACGCTGGAAGACATTCAACAGGATGCGGCGGCGCTGAAGAAGAAAGAAGCGGCGTCGGCTTCCGCCCTGGCGCAGCGGCAGATCGAAGCGGAGATGAAAGCGGGCATCGAACAGTCGACCGGCCTCCAAGCAGCTTCCGTGGCCGTCACGATGAAAGTCGACCGGAAAGGGCAGCCGGCGCAGATCGGCAGTGTCAGCGTAACGCTGGCTCCGGCACGGCTGCCGCAGCCGGATACGACTAATGACGAACAGCAGCAGAATACCGAAACTTCCGCGGATGGCAGCGGCGAATATACAGGTCAGCCGGTTGAAGAAGTGCAGGCTGTGCAAGTGAATGTCGATTCGACATCCGGCGCGTCTTCCCCGGAAGACAAGGCCGCGGAAGTAAGGCTCGCCTCCGGTACGATCGCAGCGGCGGTGAAATCGGTGCTGCGCGAAGGCTGGTCCGTCAATCCGGCCATCGTCGAAGTGCTGGAGCAGGTGCCGGCAGAGGCGTCCGCTCAATAG